A portion of the Phaenicophaeus curvirostris isolate KB17595 chromosome 17, BPBGC_Pcur_1.0, whole genome shotgun sequence genome contains these proteins:
- the SLC25A1 gene encoding tricarboxylate transport protein, mitochondrial, producing the protein MAGPAEPRSLAAAAPAGKAKLTHPGKAILAGGLAGGIEICITFPTEYVKTQLQLDEKANPPRYKGIGDCVKQTVRDHGIRGLYRGLSSLVYGSIPKAAVRFGMFEFLSNQMRDEKGRLDSTRGLLCGLGAGVAEAVVVVCPMETIKVKFIHDQCSPQPKYRGFFHGVREIVREQGLKGTYQGLTATVLKQGSNQAIRFFVMTSLKNWYKGDDPNKVINPFVTGVFGALAGAASVFGNTPLDVVKTRMQGLEAHKYKSTWDCAYQIMKYEGPLAFYKGTVPRLGRVCLDVAIVFVIYDEVVKFLNKVWKTD; encoded by the exons GTGGCCTGGCCGGAGGGATCGAGATCTGCATCACATTCCCCACCGAGTATGTGAAGACGCAGCTGCAGCTGGACGAGAAAGCAAACCCTCCACGCTACAAGGGCATCG GGGACTGTGTGAAGCAGACGGTCCGTGACCATGGCATCCGGGGACTGTACCGCGGGCTCAGCTCGCTGGTGTACGGCTCCATCCCCAAAGCTGCTGTCAG GTTCGGGATGTTCGAGTTCCTCAGCAACcagatgagagatgagaaagGGCGGCTGGACAGCACGCGGGGCCTTCTCTGCGGGCTGGGCGCCGGCGTGGCCGAGGCCGTGGTGGTTGTCTGCCCCATGGAGACCATAAAG GTGAAGTTTATCCATGACCAGTGCTCCCCCCAGCCCAAGTACCGTGGCTTCTTCCATGGTGTCCGGGAGATCGTTCGGGAGCAGG GACTGAAGGGGACCTACCAAGGCTTAACGGCAACTGTCCTCAAGCAAGGATCGAACCAGGCCATCCGCTTCTTTGTCATGACCTCCCTCAAGAACTGGTACAAAG GGGACGATCCCAACAAGGTCATCAACCCCTTTGTCACGGGGGTGTTTGGAGCCCTTGCTGGAGCTGCCAGCGTCTTCGGCAACACCCCTTTGGACGTGGTGAAGACGAGGATGCAG GGGCTGGAAGCACACAAGTACAAGAGCACCTGGGACTGCGCCTACCAAATCATGAAATACGAAGGGCCCCTGGC GTTTTACAAGGGGACAGTCCCTCGCCTGGGCCGCGTCTGCCTCGACGTCGCCATCGTCTTCGTCATCTACGACGAGGTGGTGAAGTTCCTCAACAAGGTGTGGAAAACAGACTGA